In Eucalyptus grandis isolate ANBG69807.140 chromosome 4, ASM1654582v1, whole genome shotgun sequence, the following proteins share a genomic window:
- the LOC104440611 gene encoding glycine-rich RNA-binding protein 4, mitochondrial, with amino-acid sequence MWATPTQIPIPPSLSRATYGSTSSDKFRTKWSNLRVRASFFDYPLASRIMVRNIPYSLNESRLLKEFSTFGHVAEVKLAKDEATKQSRGYAFIQYTCQDDAVLALENMDRKKLEGRVIYVEIAKPGKEAYDKPWTCGPPPPPLLPPHDDRAAE; translated from the exons ATGTGGGCAACGCCAACCCAAATCCCCATTCCTCCGTCGCTCTCCCGTGCCACCTATGGCTCCACCAGCTCCGACAAATTCAGGACAAAGTGGAGCAATCTGAGAGTGAGGGCCTCCTTCTTCGACTACCCTCTCGCCAGCCGAATCATGGTCCGGA ACATACCCTATTCTCTGAATGAGAGCAGGTTGCTCAAGGAGTTCTCTACTTTCGGACACGTTGCTGAAG TCAAATTGGCCAAGGATGAAGCCACGAAACAGTCGAGAGGGTACGCTTTCATTCAGTACACCTGCCAGGACGATGCGGTGCTCGCCCTGGAGAACATGGACCGTAAG AAACTCGAGGGCAGGGTGATTTACGTGGAGATTGCCAAGCCCGGGAAGGAAGCCTACGATAAGCCTTGGACTTGCGGtccccctccgccgccgctgctgccgccGCACGATGATCGGGCGGCTGAATGA
- the LOC104440612 gene encoding uncharacterized protein LOC104440612 isoform X2, which yields MEIVAPKANAGSRPRVRAPAGAGSRSSRSSGARSAPVMNPRSGQEIWSRKRVRLADHCEDNCLGVREDEAITQEGADVRLSDVPKTSEYAFFKKLKENKGHRFSSRSMQNKATPATKFIADHNPSTSTHVVDSVHKESGSSLLHQDVMPNNFASLQSPIGSVSRKSGTSYMYKCGEVFTKKRENLLLWVKTTSFPEIDELCSKGYGFVSVLLSRLNPMSSEDNDATNLDRKQFDSSMSSKLRAYPQSGIQLKEFNHNCTWDFLEAEGGQYLDCSLSSGWLKNSMERIPDYIPAVAAFKTVTWQESEDEFQAPNKSLIEEETRDSDGQWVLNNKNNERDLCFVCQSRELTTAPALLTYQCNDCQQTLESRFGGRELSAFSVSSHYPSKFCPLLCHPTSFHNDDLETHYDPQTLQSGIVRSELSASFAPSHYPSQYWPSQCQSMSFHNNDLETCYGQQTLESGFGGRESPAFSVSSHYPLQSCPSKIPSTSFHNHDYGTQYNRKEDIAIFNDLPCSLSHNLYNSRQAEDHDFDDLYAVLSPSELDQFINKGFSERHDHPLTDGLMLSLECDSDLRLICFSSPISSLGNHIFTDYTHQSPQDGEVLLSFLCGEDWYKRLKSSIQMDVFSGFSRSSFTQILDREKTYPLLPDNSSSDEGEVIVHGSKICNFDASWQF from the exons ATGGAGATCGTCGCTCCGAAAGCGAACGCCGGAAGTCGACCGCGCGTGCGGGCTCCCGCCGGAGCTGGCTCTCGCTCATCTCGGAGCTCCGGCGCCCGTTCGGCCCCGGTAATGAACCCTCGATCGGGTCAAG aaatttggAGCAGAAAGAGAGTTAGGCTTGCTGATCATTGTGAGGATAACTGCTTAGGCGTCAGGGAAGATGAAGCTATAACTCAAGAAGGAGCTGACGTTCGACTAT CTGATGTCCCGAAGACCTCTGAGTAcgcatttttcaagaaattgaaggaGAACAAAGGTCACAGATTTAGCTCCCGTTCCATGCAAAATAAGGCCACTCCAGCTACGAAGTTCATAGCTGATCACAATCCCAGCA CAAGTACCCATGTGGTCGATAGTGTCCATAAGGAATCTGGGTCGTCACTGCTTCACCAGGATGTTATGCCTAACAATTTTGCCTCACTTCAATCTCCAATTGGAAGTGTTTCCAGAAAATCAG GAACCTCGTATATGTATAAGTGTGGTGAAGTCTTTACTAAGAAGAGGGAGAATCTACTTTTATGGGTCAAAACTACCTCCTTTCCTGAAATTGACGAACTCTGCTCAAAGGG GTATGGTTTTGTTTCCGTACTCTTAAGTCGCCTAAACCCAATGAGCAGTGAGGACAAT GATGCTACAAATCTTGATAGGAAGCAATTTGACTCTAGCATGAGCTCTAAACTGCGTGCTTACCCTCAGTCTGGTATTCAGTTAAAAGAATTTAATCATAATTGCACATGGGACTTTCTGGAAGCTGAAGGTGGACAGTATTTGGACTGTTCTCTATCTTCTGGGTGGCTAAAAAATTCTATGGAAAGAATCCCAGATTATATTCCAGCTGTTGCTGCCTTCAAGACCGTTACTTGGCAGGAATCTGAG GATGAGTTCCAAGCTCCAAATAAATCCTTGATTGAAGAGGAGACACGTGATTCAGATGGGCAATGGGTTCTCAACAATAAGAATAATGAAAGAGACTTATGCTTTGTTTGTCAAAGTAGAGAGCTCACTACAGCACCGGCATTGCTGACGTACCAGTGCAATGATTGCCAGCAGACTCTAGAATCTAGGTTTGGTGGGAGGGAATTATCTGCATTCTCTGTCTCATCTCATTATCCTTCAAAATTTTGTCCATTGCTATGCCATCCAACAAGCTTTCACAACGATGATCTTGAAACACATTATGACCCGCAGACTCTGCAATCTGGGATTGTCAGGAGTGAGTTATCTGCATCATTTGCCCCATCTCATTATCCTTCACAGTATTGGCCATCACAATGCCAATCGATGAGCTTTCACAATAATGATCTTGAAACATGTTATGGCCAACAGACTCTGGAATCCGGGTTTGGTGGCAGAGAATCACCTGcattctctgtctcttctcacTATCCTTTACAGTCTTGTCCATCAAAAATTCCTTCAACCAGCTTTCACAACCATGATTATGGAACACAATATAACAGGAAGGAAGATATTGCGATTTTTAATGATCTTCCTTGTTCTTTATcacacaatttatataattctcGCCAGGCTGAAGATCATGATTTTGATGACTTGTATGCAGTGCTCTCACCTTCAGAACTGGATCAGTTCATCAACAAGGGCTTCAGTGAGAGACATGATCACCCTCTAACCGATGGTTTGATGCTCTCCCTTGAATGTGATTCTGATTTGAGATTGATTTGCTTTTCATCTCCCATATCTTCACTGGGAAATCATATATTCACTGATTACACTCATCAATCTCCTCAAGATGGAGAAGTATTGTTGTCCTTCCTATGTGGGGAGGATTGGTATAAAAGACTCAAAAGTTCCATTCAGATGGACGTCTTCAGTGGTTTTAGCAGAAGTTCATTTACTCAAATCTTAGACAGAGAAAAGACTTACCCTCTGCTTCCAGATAATTCAAGCTCAGATGAAGGAGAAGTGATCGTTCATGGAAGCAAAATCTGTAATTTTGATGCATCCTGGCAATTTTAG
- the LOC104440612 gene encoding uncharacterized protein LOC104440612 isoform X1, giving the protein MEIVAPKANAGSRPRVRAPAGAGSRSSRSSGARSAPVMNPRSGQEIWSRKRVRLADHCEDNCLGVREDEAITQEGADVRLSDVPKTSEYAFFKKLKENKGHRFSSRSMQNKATPATKFIADHNPSTSTHVVDSVHKESGSSLLHQDVMPNNFASLQSPIGSVSRKSGTSYMYKCGEVFTKKRENLLLWVKTTSFPEIDELCSKGYGFVSVLLSRLNPMSSEDNVNPMSNEDNDATNLDRKQFDSSMSSKLRAYPQSGIQLKEFNHNCTWDFLEAEGGQYLDCSLSSGWLKNSMERIPDYIPAVAAFKTVTWQESEDEFQAPNKSLIEEETRDSDGQWVLNNKNNERDLCFVCQSRELTTAPALLTYQCNDCQQTLESRFGGRELSAFSVSSHYPSKFCPLLCHPTSFHNDDLETHYDPQTLQSGIVRSELSASFAPSHYPSQYWPSQCQSMSFHNNDLETCYGQQTLESGFGGRESPAFSVSSHYPLQSCPSKIPSTSFHNHDYGTQYNRKEDIAIFNDLPCSLSHNLYNSRQAEDHDFDDLYAVLSPSELDQFINKGFSERHDHPLTDGLMLSLECDSDLRLICFSSPISSLGNHIFTDYTHQSPQDGEVLLSFLCGEDWYKRLKSSIQMDVFSGFSRSSFTQILDREKTYPLLPDNSSSDEGEVIVHGSKICNFDASWQF; this is encoded by the exons ATGGAGATCGTCGCTCCGAAAGCGAACGCCGGAAGTCGACCGCGCGTGCGGGCTCCCGCCGGAGCTGGCTCTCGCTCATCTCGGAGCTCCGGCGCCCGTTCGGCCCCGGTAATGAACCCTCGATCGGGTCAAG aaatttggAGCAGAAAGAGAGTTAGGCTTGCTGATCATTGTGAGGATAACTGCTTAGGCGTCAGGGAAGATGAAGCTATAACTCAAGAAGGAGCTGACGTTCGACTAT CTGATGTCCCGAAGACCTCTGAGTAcgcatttttcaagaaattgaaggaGAACAAAGGTCACAGATTTAGCTCCCGTTCCATGCAAAATAAGGCCACTCCAGCTACGAAGTTCATAGCTGATCACAATCCCAGCA CAAGTACCCATGTGGTCGATAGTGTCCATAAGGAATCTGGGTCGTCACTGCTTCACCAGGATGTTATGCCTAACAATTTTGCCTCACTTCAATCTCCAATTGGAAGTGTTTCCAGAAAATCAG GAACCTCGTATATGTATAAGTGTGGTGAAGTCTTTACTAAGAAGAGGGAGAATCTACTTTTATGGGTCAAAACTACCTCCTTTCCTGAAATTGACGAACTCTGCTCAAAGGG GTATGGTTTTGTTTCCGTACTCTTAAGTCGCCTAAACCCAATGAGCAGTGAGGACAATGTAAACCCAATGAGCAATGAGGACAAT GATGCTACAAATCTTGATAGGAAGCAATTTGACTCTAGCATGAGCTCTAAACTGCGTGCTTACCCTCAGTCTGGTATTCAGTTAAAAGAATTTAATCATAATTGCACATGGGACTTTCTGGAAGCTGAAGGTGGACAGTATTTGGACTGTTCTCTATCTTCTGGGTGGCTAAAAAATTCTATGGAAAGAATCCCAGATTATATTCCAGCTGTTGCTGCCTTCAAGACCGTTACTTGGCAGGAATCTGAG GATGAGTTCCAAGCTCCAAATAAATCCTTGATTGAAGAGGAGACACGTGATTCAGATGGGCAATGGGTTCTCAACAATAAGAATAATGAAAGAGACTTATGCTTTGTTTGTCAAAGTAGAGAGCTCACTACAGCACCGGCATTGCTGACGTACCAGTGCAATGATTGCCAGCAGACTCTAGAATCTAGGTTTGGTGGGAGGGAATTATCTGCATTCTCTGTCTCATCTCATTATCCTTCAAAATTTTGTCCATTGCTATGCCATCCAACAAGCTTTCACAACGATGATCTTGAAACACATTATGACCCGCAGACTCTGCAATCTGGGATTGTCAGGAGTGAGTTATCTGCATCATTTGCCCCATCTCATTATCCTTCACAGTATTGGCCATCACAATGCCAATCGATGAGCTTTCACAATAATGATCTTGAAACATGTTATGGCCAACAGACTCTGGAATCCGGGTTTGGTGGCAGAGAATCACCTGcattctctgtctcttctcacTATCCTTTACAGTCTTGTCCATCAAAAATTCCTTCAACCAGCTTTCACAACCATGATTATGGAACACAATATAACAGGAAGGAAGATATTGCGATTTTTAATGATCTTCCTTGTTCTTTATcacacaatttatataattctcGCCAGGCTGAAGATCATGATTTTGATGACTTGTATGCAGTGCTCTCACCTTCAGAACTGGATCAGTTCATCAACAAGGGCTTCAGTGAGAGACATGATCACCCTCTAACCGATGGTTTGATGCTCTCCCTTGAATGTGATTCTGATTTGAGATTGATTTGCTTTTCATCTCCCATATCTTCACTGGGAAATCATATATTCACTGATTACACTCATCAATCTCCTCAAGATGGAGAAGTATTGTTGTCCTTCCTATGTGGGGAGGATTGGTATAAAAGACTCAAAAGTTCCATTCAGATGGACGTCTTCAGTGGTTTTAGCAGAAGTTCATTTACTCAAATCTTAGACAGAGAAAAGACTTACCCTCTGCTTCCAGATAATTCAAGCTCAGATGAAGGAGAAGTGATCGTTCATGGAAGCAAAATCTGTAATTTTGATGCATCCTGGCAATTTTAG